A stretch of the Aegilops tauschii subsp. strangulata cultivar AL8/78 chromosome 4, Aet v6.0, whole genome shotgun sequence genome encodes the following:
- the LOC109763659 gene encoding uncharacterized protein, whose amino-acid sequence MAYVERGVVKGKRTIWRLSIILDFFKAIVNFIRMFFLTMFSIEKTDSYKKGYGSGKKWDGGPGGGGPGGGPYGGGGGGGGGPRGPRTLSDLRSNDQSSLPACGSCCG is encoded by the exons ATGGCCTACGTCGAGAGAG GTGTTGTGAAAGGCAAACGGACAATCTGGAGACTAAGCATAATCCTCGACTTCTTTAAGGCTATTGTGAACTTCATCAGAATGTTCTTCCTCACAATGTTTTCT ATCGAGAAAACAGACAGCTATAAGAAAGGATATGGTAGTGGTAAGAAGTGGGATGGTGGACCTGGTGGGGGAGGTCCTGGTGGGGGTCCTTatggtggtgggggcggcggtggAGGTGGACCTCGCGGTCCTCGCACACTATCTGACCTCCGATCAAACGATCAGA GTTCCCTCCCTGCTTGTGGATCCTGCTGCGGATGA